DNA from Deltaproteobacteria bacterium:
CTGCTTAGCCAGTTCGAGCGCTTCAATCTTGAACTCGGTCGTGTGTCGTTTGCGTTGCATCTATTTCCCCTTCGGACGTGTGGTTATACCACACTATTTGGTGTCCGGAAAATCGGGGGAGGATCAATTTTGAGTCAGGGGGGAGATCGTCCTCTGAGACCGATGTGAAACAGTGTTTTTCGCGAACTATCTTTCGATTCGAGCTTTATCGAATACTTCGATTTCGCTCAAAACCACTGACTCACCAACTGTGTGAGCTTTAACACTAAAAACAGCTACGACTTTCGTATCTGAACTCAATTTGAAAATGGCATAGCAATGACCTTTTCGAATGCCTACTCTCTCTGTTTTCGTGCCGTTTAGTGCTCCATAAGCGTGCGAGTATTGGAACCAGAATTTTGGATCAGTTTGACGATGTATTTTGTGTGGGTAGCCACCCTTTTTCAGACCAGGATACTCGCCATTTTCTTCGTACATGTTTTGAATGTCTTTGCAGGACATTTCACCAAGATCAACGATTCGTCCAATGTCTCCAACGACCATTTCAGTGTTAAAACTGTCGCCAAAGCCCAACCCAGGGGAGGCTAGGAGATCCCAGCTGTTTCTTGTGAGTTCGACATTGTCTCTTGTGAGATGAAAAAAGCTGTAGGTTGAGGTGACATAATTGTCTGTTTCGCCAGATCTGTTACGAATTGTCAGTTCGACATCTCGATCTAGCAGCCCCAAACCAGTGATTTTTACAGGCACAGTCGAGATATCTGTAGATGGGACGTTGCTATCGCTTTTCGTGCAACCTAGTCCGAGTATCATGATTGCTGCTGTACTGAATATTGCGGCTTTAATCATATTCAAATCCCGGGAAAAAGTTCAGAGATCGCAACAAAGTTAGTCACCTGAAAGTGCCTTTAGGTTGGTTTAAAGTAGTCCTTTGGTGCCGGCCCTAATACAGCACCAAGCGTGCCACAAAATATGAGATTTGCGGGCTAGATCTAATTAAAGCGCCTCTTCGCGGGAGGGATTGTATCGATGTCTCGGTGGTCTATTTGCAGGTCTTCCATTGAGAAATTGTTGGGTCTTCAGGAAACTCAGTTTCTCTGGTAAGAAGCGCCTCTATCTTACTCTTTAAAGTGAGCATCGCTTGCGAAGCTTACTCTGGTGTGGTCTCCAGAAAATCTTTGAGGCGTGACGAAATCGTCGTCTCGATCTCATCCGAACTGAATTTTCTCGACAGCAGTTCATGGCGGATATCTTCGATATCCCAGGTTGTCGATTCACCGCCAACAAGTGCTTCTAAGGCGGTCCGAACAAACTGACATTCTTTGTGAGACTCGAGGTCGGTCCACTCGGTGCCAAAATCAAAGTGATGTCCTTTTTCAACGAGGCTCCAGCAAATCTCAACGACGTCGGCAAGATCCTTGCGGCGCCGGTCAGGTGAGTTCTGGTAGGCGTAGAGCTTTAATGCAAGCATGCCGATGAACCGGGGAATTCGAATCGAGTTAAGAACTGTGTATCCCGTTTCCATCGCGAATTTCATTCCATTGAGTGAGAATTCACTTGCGACGTTCATACTTGCACGCGCCTCGTCGTCACCCACGGCATCAGTCGCCGGGTGCGAAAGAATGTCGACGTAAGACATCGCACCTGGAATAGCCTTGGGCGAATGCCATCGATATGGATGATCGTTGTCCGGGAGATATTTTAATTTCTTAAAGGCTTCGACGAATTCAGCATATTCGCTGGAAGAAGCCACAAGCCCGACACTGAGGTCAAGATCGCCAGTTTTGCCGCGCCGAAGAGGAGCGATCCAACCAAGCTCCGCGTAGAGTTCAAGGACGCCCGCACCAAGCACCAAGATGGGAGACTTGGAAGCCTGCGTTGTACTCTTGAGCCCAACGAGGGACTGGTCAACGGCGTTGATCCAAGCTTCGACTTTGTCATTATCGAATTTCACTTCGAGCCTTTTCTATTAATTTGTTCATGCAGTCGATCTGGATCTCTTGCACGCGTTCATCGCCGAACCCCATGTCCCAGACAGAGCGGAGTGTATTGTACTTCGGCGAAATCGCATCTATCTCTTTTGCAGTCACCAGTCGACTCGCGATGGCTTCATCGGTGAGAGATCTCTTCGGCGAAGCCAAGTAGCAGATTGGTTTATCTGGTCTCGTGCCAGGTATGAGCCGATACTTCTTTTTTACTTTGCGAATGGTCTCTTCGACAGCCCAATACGAAGAGTCCTTTGATCTTAAGAATCCGAGATCGCGTGCCGCATTTAGAGGCCCGGCAATCAATCCGTCGGATTCGAGAACTATCGAACTGATGTCATCGGGCTCATCGGTAGAATTAATATAATGCGTGAGGGCCACGTCGAAAAACGGCGTCATCCGCTTCCGAGTCATCGGGTCGCGAAGTGCGTTCGTCCACCATTCGAGCGAAAGGTCCAAAAGTCGTTCTTTTAGTTCGACGACAGACTTCGCTTTGAGCGAGGTCATCATTTGACTCAGTTTAGCTTGAACGAGGGCGTAATGTTTCGTGAATGAGAGGCCGGAACTAAAACTTTGAAGCTCGGAGCTGCTCGCCCTGAAAATTACATCCGCGATGCTGAGACCGTTGGGACTTACGATCAAAGTCGGAGAGATTGATTGTCGAAGCTTCTTCGGTTTTGAAGGCTTTTGGTTCAAACGCTTGATATTGATCTGTAAGCGTGAATCCGTCTTTGCGAGATACAGTTCTCCATCAAGGGTGAGAAAGCTTCGTTCGGCTTCTATAAACTGTTTGGCAGTTTTTGCGCCCATCGTGCGGGTGATGATTCCGTATTCTGGATTCGAAGCCTCTTGAGTCTGACGCGAAACGAAGCGTTGGCCATTTACGATGAGCCCGGTCTTCGTTTGCCGTTTTGACAAATGGGCACCCGTCTGCGTCTCAATTTGATCAAGGACTTTAAGATAGGGCTTTAGGTCCATATTATTAGGATCTCCATGTTATTAGTATAATCCTAATAACGGTATAATTCTAATAATAATTGAGCTAATCTGTAAGCCATCGAAAGAATTCAATATTTTTGGCTCCGGCGGCGAATCGTGAAAAGCGCTGGCCATCAAATTGGTCGGAATAATTACCAGATTAGCTATGAGCCCAGAGCAGGTATCGATTCACGAAGTTTGGATCAAAACTAAGAGGAAAATAGAAGCCACAGTTCAAAAAGGTGCTTAAATGTCGCTCTTTGGTTTACATTGGAGAGTCAAAATAAACCAAAAACCGACCTTAAGCGGGGATTTCGCCCCTAGGGCACGATAGACCCATGCTTAGGTTTTCCCTATAGTTCTCAATAGCGGTTCGGCGTTCTTTCGAACTTTCAAGAGCATCGATCGTTTCCGGGGATACTTGCTCACCACAACGCACTCGCCAACCCCGAGCGATTTCACGACATTTGGATGAATGATGAATTCGTCGATGATCACCGTGAACGGCTTTCGATCACTGGGAATCTGTTTAATGAGCTCGGCGACTGCATCAGGAGATTTCGTGCACCGAACTACGAGATGGAGATCTAACTTCAATGCGCGGTTGTCGCGAAGTTCGGTAGCAGAATCGTTGTTCAAAAGATTGTAGGACGATGAGTTTGATTTAAAGGGGACCTAAAAATGGGGTGTTCGACTGTTTCTAAGGTTTTTAAGTACTTAGACTGGCCGATAGTCAAATTAGACAAAATCTGGCTGATACAGGTTCGATCGCTTTAAGACGCATGTCGCTAGCGATGCAACTCTCGACTTCTGGTGAAACGGCTCTCCAAACCACTTGGTTCTCTTTTGTTTACAGCGTCACTTAAGTCCCCATGACCAAAGCATCCGCTCGTACTCTTAATTCCAAAACTTTAAGGCTTTGGCTCTGTCTCGGCCTTTGAAAGCCGAACATCTCTCATGTTCACGACCTTTTTCTTCGTCTCTTCATCCGTAGGCAAAGTGAAACTTAAACTCTCCGTAGCGCCTGACACATCAAGGCCAGCAAGGCGAATGTAACGGTTCATCACTTTCTCTTCCGTCCAGCCGCAGATCTTTTTAACGATCGGTGCCGAGACACCTGCGTTTAAAAGGTGTGTCGCAAAACACGCTCTTAGAGCATGGAAGTTTACTTCCGTAATCCCGATCTGCTGGCAAAACCCTCGAAGAAACTTTGCTGACTCGCCATGATCCCACCGAGATAGTCTTGGAAGCACATGCTCCTGATCCATCGGCACTTTTGCGCGAAGGTCTTTAAGCATCGCTTCAAGATCCACGTTCATGGGAACCTTTCGCCAGTAGCCGGCCTTTGTCGATTTCGTTTTCTTCATCCTGTTGTTATAGGACTTAGAAACCGTGATCAGCCGATTATCCCAATCAATATCGGTCCAAGTTAGCGCATAGAGTTCACCGGACCTCATTCCGGTATTAAGCGCCATGAACCAAACCGGGTACCACGGATGCTCCGCTCGTCTTGCTTCCTCAAGAAGTTTTTGGATTTCAGAGAGACTTAAAATCAGTGGAGGCTTTTCCTCTTTTGATTTTTGAATCATCACGTTCTGAGCAGGGGAGTGGGTGACACCGTTTAAGTGACCCTCTTCCATTCCAAACCGAAAAACTCCGTTCACTCCAGATTTCACCGCGCGGATTCTGCCGCGCGAATAGCCGTCGGCTTCCATACGGTTAAAGATCTGTCTCACGTCACCAGGGGTGATCGTGCGACAATCCCGCTTGAGCCAGTCGGCCGTAAAGTTTCGAAGCATCGAGATCGTTTCTCGAAGAATGTTTGCCTGCATGGGCCTAAGGCACGCTGTGCCTTTTCGCATCTGAAGCTCGTATCGCTCTAAGAGTTCGTCCCAGTTAAGGGTTGTCCCTTCTTTTTTTGCGAGCTCCATTGCGCATTCCTGGACCATCTTCTTTTCGGCCGCCTGCGCGTCGCGAAGATTGGTGTAGCCGCGCCAGAGTCTTTGGACTCTTACGCCCGGTCGGTGCTTGCTCCGAATGCAGAGCGAAACTTCATAGGTCTTTTTGCCTTCTACTATCTTTTCCCTTATCGCCATCGATTTCTCCTGTTCAGCACTTTGGAAGCGCCGCCAGAGTCCTCAATGAGTGAGTCAATATACACGCGATCAAAGTAAAGGC
Protein-coding regions in this window:
- a CDS encoding site-specific integrase translates to MAIREKIVEGKKTYEVSLCIRSKHRPGVRVQRLWRGYTNLRDAQAAEKKMVQECAMELAKKEGTTLNWDELLERYELQMRKGTACLRPMQANILRETISMLRNFTADWLKRDCRTITPGDVRQIFNRMEADGYSRGRIRAVKSGVNGVFRFGMEEGHLNGVTHSPAQNVMIQKSKEEKPPLILSLSEIQKLLEEARRAEHPWYPVWFMALNTGMRSGELYALTWTDIDWDNRLITVSKSYNNRMKKTKSTKAGYWRKVPMNVDLEAMLKDLRAKVPMDQEHVLPRLSRWDHGESAKFLRGFCQQIGITEVNFHALRACFATHLLNAGVSAPIVKKICGWTEEKVMNRYIRLAGLDVSGATESLSFTLPTDEETKKKVVNMRDVRLSKAETEPKP